Proteins from a genomic interval of Kitasatospora herbaricolor:
- a CDS encoding oxygenase MpaB family protein codes for MSVYSPAIPALEAVRRRFGAELFARVAGPQGPANRSRIHDTPGPRWFGPERPVRAVHGDASMFIGGLSALLLQSLHPVAMAAVAGHSGFRGDPWGRLQRTSTFLAVTTFGTAEDAQHAVDRVRAVHERIRGTTPDGQPYRAADPHLLGWVHAAEVDSFLRAHRRYGARPLDDAGYDGYVADAARVAAALGVVDPPRDQRGLAARIDAYRPELRATDEAFDTARYLLLRPPLPLAARPAYTALAAGAVALLPGWARAELRLPRLPLIERTAVPLLGHGVTRAIRWAMAAPAAPGKAGPGSGGGSPAARPAAPPNEADEPPGG; via the coding sequence GTGAGCGTGTACTCCCCCGCGATACCCGCCCTGGAGGCCGTCCGGCGACGGTTCGGGGCCGAGCTGTTCGCGCGGGTGGCCGGTCCGCAGGGGCCGGCCAACCGCAGCCGCATCCACGACACCCCCGGCCCCCGGTGGTTCGGCCCGGAGCGGCCGGTCCGGGCCGTGCACGGTGACGCCTCCATGTTCATCGGCGGCCTGAGCGCCCTGCTGCTGCAGTCCCTGCACCCGGTCGCGATGGCCGCGGTGGCCGGCCACTCGGGCTTCCGGGGCGACCCCTGGGGCCGGCTCCAGCGCACCAGCACCTTCCTCGCCGTGACCACCTTCGGTACCGCCGAGGACGCCCAGCACGCCGTCGACCGCGTACGGGCCGTCCACGAGCGCATCCGCGGAACGACGCCGGACGGGCAGCCGTACCGCGCGGCCGATCCGCACCTGCTCGGCTGGGTGCACGCCGCCGAGGTCGACAGCTTCCTCCGGGCCCACCGCCGCTACGGCGCCCGGCCCCTGGACGACGCCGGGTACGACGGGTACGTCGCGGACGCGGCCCGGGTCGCCGCCGCGCTCGGCGTCGTCGACCCGCCCCGCGACCAGCGCGGACTCGCCGCGCGGATCGACGCCTACCGGCCCGAACTGCGGGCCACCGACGAGGCCTTCGACACCGCGCGGTACCTGCTGCTGCGCCCGCCCCTGCCGCTGGCGGCCCGCCCCGCCTACACCGCGCTCGCCGCCGGGGCCGTGGCCCTGCTCCCGGGCTGGGCCCGGGCGGAGCTGCGGCTGCCCCGGCTGCCGCTGATCGAGCGGACCGCGGTGCCGCTGCTGGGGCACGGGGTGACCAGGGCGATCCGCTGGGCGATGGCCGCCCCGGCGGCGCCCGGCAAGGCCGGCCCCGGCTCCGGTGGCGGGAGCCCCGCCGCACGCCCGGCCGCGCCGCCGAACGAGGCGGACGAACCGCCGGGGGGCTGA
- a CDS encoding siderophore-interacting protein, translating to MAEQPPRRIRKPHTAEVVRTERITPHMQRVVLGGDGLAAFSADTCTDHYVKLLFPAAGVSYPEPFDLERIRAEFPREQWPVTRTYTVRSWDRELRQLAIDFVVHGDEGLAGPWAARAQPGDVVRFNGPGGGYTPDPAADWHLLAGDESALPAIAAALEALPAGAEVRAFVEVAGPEDEQKIATDAEVVWLHRGDRPFGEALVEAVRALEFPPGRVHAFVHGEAGFVKELRRQLRVEQGIPREDLSISGYWRLGHNEDGWQSSKRDWNAQVEAEQETPTA from the coding sequence ATGGCAGAGCAACCGCCCCGCAGGATCCGCAAGCCGCACACGGCGGAGGTCGTACGCACCGAGCGGATCACGCCGCACATGCAGCGAGTCGTCCTCGGCGGCGACGGGCTCGCCGCGTTCAGCGCGGACACCTGCACCGACCACTACGTGAAGCTGTTGTTCCCGGCCGCGGGGGTCAGCTACCCCGAGCCGTTCGACCTGGAGCGGATCCGCGCCGAGTTCCCCCGTGAGCAGTGGCCGGTGACCCGGACGTACACCGTGCGTTCCTGGGACCGGGAGCTGCGGCAGCTCGCCATCGACTTCGTCGTCCACGGCGACGAGGGCCTGGCCGGCCCGTGGGCGGCCCGCGCGCAGCCCGGCGACGTGGTGCGGTTCAACGGCCCCGGGGGCGGCTACACGCCGGACCCGGCCGCCGACTGGCACCTGCTGGCCGGCGACGAGAGCGCCCTGCCCGCGATCGCGGCCGCGCTGGAGGCCCTGCCGGCCGGCGCGGAGGTCCGCGCCTTCGTGGAGGTGGCGGGCCCCGAGGACGAGCAGAAGATCGCCACCGACGCCGAGGTGGTCTGGCTGCACCGCGGCGACCGGCCGTTCGGCGAGGCGCTGGTGGAGGCCGTCCGGGCGCTGGAGTTCCCGCCGGGCCGGGTGCACGCCTTCGTCCACGGTGAGGCGGGGTTCGTGAAGGAGCTGCGCCGGCAGCTGCGGGTCGAGCAGGGCATCCCGCGCGAGGACCTGTCGATCTCGGGCTACTGGCGGCTCGGCCACAACGAGGACGGCTGGCAGTCCTCCAAGCGCGATTGGAACGCCCAGGTCGAGGCCGAGCAGGAGACTCCCACCGCCTGA